The following coding sequences are from one Leishmania braziliensis MHOM/BR/75/M2904 complete genome, chromosome 36 window:
- a CDS encoding histone H4 — protein MVPCEACATPFIPARISVTGGPASLHSSFPPLRHSGWLVSPLRVSLISSRMHHLRYLLTSSSSLSQLRFVTLPSLHRFHLSANTSNMAKGKRSADAKGSQKRQKKVLRDNIRGITRGCVRRMARRGGVKRISGDLYEEVRRVLKAYVEDIVRCSTAYTEYARKKTVTAADVVNALRKRGHILYGYA, from the coding sequence ATGGTTCCTTGTGAAGCGTGCGCCACCCCTTTCATCCCCGCTCGGATCTCTGTCACAGGAGGACCTGCTTCTTTGCATTCTTCTTTCCCGCCCCTGCGCCATTCTGGGTGGCTCGTATCGCCGTTGAGGGTCTCCTTGATTTCATCTCGTATGCATCATCTACGTTACCTGCtcacttcttcctcctctctgtctcaACTGAGATTCGTCACGCTTCCCAGCTTACACCGCTTTCATCTCTCCGCCAACACATCCAACATGGCCAAGGGTAAGCGCTCCGCTGACGCCAAGGGCAGCCAGAAGCGCcagaagaaggtgctgcgcgacaacaTTCGTGGCATcacgcgcggctgcgtccgccgcatggcgcgccgcggtggtgtAAAGCGCATCTCGGGCGACCtctacgaggaggtgcgccgcgtgctgaAGGCCTATGTGGAGGAcattgtgcgctgcagcacggcctACACCGAGTACGCGCGCAAGAAGACAGTCACGGCGGCCGATGTCGTGaatgcgctgcgcaagcgcggCCACATCCTGTACGGCTACGCGTAA